tgaaccactcttatttatatatactcCTAAACCTAAAAGTTGTAATCTAATCTTAAGGAGACTTTGTATCTTATTAAATATCACATTACTATCAGTCCACGGATCACAGTAACGTAATTGGAATCTGTTTTTACCATTGTGTTCATGTTTATGGCTACCATCATCTGTAGTTTGATTTCTCTTTTGAACCTTGCCAAGTTGAATTTTCCATTTGTGAGAATGACGTCTACGTTGACctttataaatttgatatttcCAAAGATATTGTAATAATCTATAAAGATAAAGGAAAACGTCAAATGAATAGATACCAACGAATGGTATTAGTAAGATTGCTATGCCAAGATAACATGAATAttgtattatcattattattgattggATTATTGTATgaaatatgaatatattattatttggattcGATGTCATATCGTTTAAATCGTTCATCACTATTGTTTCGTTCATTTTTTAGTTAGAATTGCAGCCGCAGGTTTAACTAATCGTATGGTTTACTTTAAATTCTTAATATGAGTGATGGCGACCtctatttttttatgttatgttatatgtgaaaaatttctaGATGcccaaagaaaaaatagcGTATAGAACAATTGAGAAAATAATAGTTTTTATCTCCCTTTGTTCCTTAAAATGTGAATTATTAGCTAGCCTAGCTAATGAAAAAACTCCCGGACTTTATTAGAAAACAATTCAGTTAAATAGTGTTTTGTATTCTTGGTTGGTATATTAGATGGATACCGTTAgatcaatataataaaagCAACAAGGATCAATTAAGGGCAGTCAAAGGACCGCACCGGAGgacaatgaagaaaaaggaagGATGAGTCGACTAAAAATTGAACTTTATCTAGTAAAAGAAAGGTCTTTAGGCATACTGTCTGGAAATTACAATACACACATGCAGATCAGATCATATCATATTAGAGACTAAATCCAATATTTTAAGctatttttcatttccttCTTTCCCCTTGAGCTGCTTACGTACGGAAGGGTTTCATCTAAACTTTCCAGCGAATTTCTTTCTCACCCATCCGCTTCTGTCCGCCCGCGCAGTGGAATTTTGTTCCTTTTTGGTTAAAGAGAAATAAACGCCGACTACTAGTAAAAGTCGGCGTACTTACGTCGGTTCACGTGAAGATCTGTTCTGTTAGCGCCAAGAATGTGTCCTAACTAGGAAAAGGAGGGTTCCATCACGTGTCTTTTTACACTTCTAAGCGTCTACGTACGTAGGAACGTTATTAAGGTTACAAAGGTTACACAATAGGAAAAATCAATCAACTAAATCAAAGAAACCCTTCTTAGAAAAAGTTTTCCTTCCTTTTATCTGTGGCCATTCCAAGTATCTTATTAAGAAGCAATCACATCTGATCTCTGCAGCTATTTTCNCCATCCAAACCTTTAAAGTTAATGTCAGAAATCCGTATGGCCCGGCTGAACAATACTTGCAATTACTAGTTACACAATAAACACCGAGAAACTTGCTATAAAGCTGATAGTCTATATGATTTTACCTACgaaatgtatatatatatatatattgatacTTATACTTATACTTATACGCAGAGTTTATGACTGACTAGTATGTCTAGTAACACTAGGGGGAAGATTCCATAATTCTCACATTCCAGTTGAACTTCATTTggatttatttattgaacaCCAACAACGCTTAATTCTAAAGTCCATACTCTACGAATATGTAATCTAATTGGCACAGTAATCATATTTAAATCACCTCTGATAGCATTTTCATTACTTGGTAATTTCAAACCAATAATTCTCTTTGATTTATCAATCCAATCACCATAAATTTCAACATCAAgttcaatatcttcttcaccCCACCAACATTTCCTTGCAGGTTTCCTCcaaaataacaataatttaaCATTAATATCAGGTTTTGGAACtaaatcatataatttaGGAAGTTCCGGTATCTTAACTCCGTCAGTTTTACTATtcgtattattattgttagtCCTAGTTAATGAACTATTTCTTGACGTGGATCGAGAACGAACATTATCTGCCAAAGTGGCTAATCTCGATTTACGTTTATCACCACGACCAGTATTATTAGATGTTAATGTGCTGTCACTATCGCGTATATTGGATATCTTTGCAACAGTTGCAGAACTTTTCAATGgtatcaaattattattactattattgttaCTCTTCGAATTGGCATTGTTGTTAgtaaaattatttgaagaactACGACCTAACATTTGTAAAGatatagaagaagatgCCTTTTTATCATTGTCATTAGCAGTTAAAATGCTATGTTGTAATTCCCATTTCTTCTTAGcattttcatataattctCTAAATTCTTGGGTACTTTCATTAGCTAGACGacataatgataatgagCTAATCACTGTTTTACCTGGTTCTTGAGTTCTATTACCCCATTGAGATTCCTTTTTAAAACCTGATGAACATAACATATCCATAAGATGTTGTTCAGCGGGACCTAACTTTGGTTTTATCATTGTTGTATTCGAGCTCCCACTATCATGTGTGTGAGAATGctgtttttgttgttgtttttgttctttttgttgttgatgattttCAGATTTTAAACgatttgaagaatataaacCTTGGAAAATAGATGTCTTTTCAGTTAAATAACTGCCAGCAGCTAATTTAATTTGACCCATAAAATGTTGTAAAAgatcatctttattttcaaaaatttcatttggTTCAAATTGGAATTCTTCTTGTGGTAcacaataataatctaaATCTTCTCTCAAAACTATAATAGCAGGTTTTTGGTGTAACAAATCATGttcatttgttgttgtacCACTACCATTTGTAGGACCGgtagtattattttgacTGTTGTTGGTTCCGAAACCGAAAAATCCTTTAGCAGAAGTaagaaatttattatttgaagatttatcaaatattgtTTCTACAGgataattaattaaatcatcatGAGCTCTTGTATAAACTTccattatatattcaaaacaGTCTGGTGGGAAattcataataaaaacTTCATCATCAGGGGAAAGATTTGTAATAACTTGACCAGATCTATCTAAGAAAACACCGGATGGGAAAAGGCAAAGTAGTAAAGATTCTGGTAATGACATTAATTGATCTCTTGTAAtgaaataatgattttcttgaatatttaaatggaTTAATGAATCACCGTATTCTTTATCTAGTTCTTCGTTCGTATCatttccattattattataagcGTTGTCGCTATATGAATTGCCTTGGCTATTGAATATAGGATTTGTCGATATGGGTCTATCTTGTGAGACCTGCGTTATAAAATTCGACATTATCTTTTGTATCTGTAATTTGTAAGCTTGTCGTTTGTCTGTTTgtttttaaaattaaagtCTTCCTATctatcaaaatattgaatgttATATGTGAATATCAATTGGGAGTGGAGTTCTCAAAAAGAATTGATATTACTTTAATAGAGGAGGCAACTTTGGTTTAAAAAAACGAATATATACCAAAAATTGTTGATGtacttttctttatattttctgTGGATATTATAagttgataatatttctgAATAAGCTTATATTTTGTCTATCACTCTGTCTATTCCTTTTACCTCCTTATAAAATTCGTGGTGAAGTAAATCAATTGTTATAGGGTTTCTATTTTCCCGATTTTATTATAGTGTCCTATAGACTAGTGGGAGATttgaattaaaaatattagtTATGACGaatcttttaattgaaaagtCCAATAAAGTTTTAAAAAACTATTCGACAATGATTGCTATTTGGTAGGTAATATGGAGTAGTTGCATGTGTAAACTAATCAACCAATATAAACC
Above is a genomic segment from Naumovozyma dairenensis CBS 421 chromosome 6, complete genome containing:
- the WHI2 gene encoding Whi2p (similar to Saccharomyces cerevisiae WHI2 (YOR043W); ancestral locus Anc_5.639), giving the protein MSNFITQVSQDRPISTNPIFNSQGNSYSDNAYNNNGNDTNEELDKEYGDSLIHLNIQENHYFITRDQLMSLPESLLLCLFPSGVFLDRSGQVITNLSPDDEVFIMNFPPDCFEYIMEVYTRAHDDLINYPVETIFDKSSNNKFLTSAKGFFGFGTNNSQNNTTGPTNGSGTTTNEHDLLHQKPAIIVLREDLDYYCVPQEEFQFEPNEIFENKDDLLQHFMGQIKLAAGSYLTEKTSIFQGLYSSNRLKSENHQQQKEQKQQQKQHSHTHDSGSSNTTMIKPKLGPAEQHLMDMLCSSGFKKESQWGNRTQEPGKTVISSLSLCRLANESTQEFRELYENAKKKWELQHSILTANDNDKKASSSISLQMLGRSSSNNFTNNNANSKSNNNSNNNLIPLKSSATVAKISNIRDSDSTLTSNNTGRGDKRKSRLATLADNVRSRSTSRNSSLTRTNNNNTNSKTDGVKIPELPKLYDLVPKPDINVKLLLFWRKPARKCWWGEEDIELDVEIYGDWIDKSKRIIGLKLPSNENAIRGDLNMITVPIRLHIRRVWTLELSVVGVQ
- the IRC23 gene encoding Irc23p (similar to Saccharomyces cerevisiae YOR044W and BSC2 (YDR275W); ancestral locus Anc_5.640), which codes for MNETIVMNDLNDMTSNPNNNIFIFHTIIQSIIMIIQYSCYLGIAILLIPFVGIYSFDVFLYLYRLLQYLWKYQIYKGQRRRHSHKWKIQLGKVQKRNQTTDDGSHKHEHNGKNRFQLRYCDPWTDSNVIFNKIQSLLKIRLQLLGLGVYINKSGSKINNNNTINKDESSCHSDDGDADTITQTISNNSINARTTGASVPLSLDRYEIQELKAC